One stretch of Arachis duranensis cultivar V14167 chromosome 1, aradu.V14167.gnm2.J7QH, whole genome shotgun sequence DNA includes these proteins:
- the LOC107470496 gene encoding outer envelope pore protein 37, chloroplastic has translation METNPNHMVPPTPAVDPPPQSLPSSQSHPQPIFSFPRRPTLRVTTEFDSDSAIFFHKISCKLLDTLAKFKFQFHNNSKGEISEPQLSFVSKHLSLHYDLEDQNALVKSSFDVGPRLHVKAAHDVKAQQGEVTMLANLADPGYALELSTPVPSVGLPKATLRFPVGEVSLQEKETEEEEAKNLLSVSGILKGQFFDGVGTAQYKDEELKLRYCYKDDEMSFIPTLSVPSNALSFAFKRRLTPSDKLSYWYNCDSNYWSAVYKRTYGKDFKFKTGYDSEVRLGWASLWVGDEGGKAKAAPMKMKVQFMLQVPQDDIKSSVLMFRVKKRWDI, from the exons ATGGAAACAAACCCTAATCACATGGTTCCACCCACACCGGCGGTTGATCCTCCGCCGCAGTCACTGCCGTCAAGCCAAAGCCATCCGCAGCCAATCTTCTCATTTCCAAGGAGGCCGACCCTAAGAGTGACTACTGAGTTCGACAGTGACAGTGCAATCTTCTTCCATAAAATTTCTTGCAAGTTGTTGGACACACTTGCCAAGTTCAAGTTCCAATTCCACAATAACAGCAAAGGTGAAATCTCCGAGCCTCAACTCAGCTTCGTGTCCAAGCACCTTAGTCTCCACTATGACCTCGAAGACCAGAATGCTCTTGTTAAGAGTTCCTTCGATGTTGGTCCCAGATTGCATGTCAAAGCTGCTCACGATGTCAAG GCTCAACAAGGAGAGGTTACAATGCTTGCAAACCTCGCTGATCCTGGCTATGCGCTTGAATTGTCCACTCCCGTTCCATCTGTTGGATTg CCAAAAGCAACCCTTAGATTTCCTGTAGGTGAAGTTTCGCTACAGGAGAAGGAGACAGAGGAAGAGGAAGCCAAGAATTTGTTGTCAGTGAGTGGGATTCTCAAGGGTCAGTTTTTTGATGGAGTTGGCACTGCTCAGTATAAGGATGAAGAATTGAAATTGAGATATTGCTATAAG GATGATGAAATGTCTTTTATTCCCACATTATCTGTCCCTTCAAATGCTCTGTCTTTTGCCTTTAAGCGTAGGCTTACTCCTTCCGACAAGTTAAG TTATTGGTACAATTGTGATTCCAACTATTGGAGTGCTGTCTACAAGCGCACCTATGGTAAagacttcaaattcaaaactggTTATGATTCAGAGGTTCGTCTTGGCTGGGCATCTCTTTGG GTCGGAGATGAAGGTGGGAAAGCCAAAGCAGCCCCCATGAAGATGAAAGTTCAATTCATGCTTCAAGTGCCACAAGACGACATAAAATCTTCAGTTTTAATGTTTCGGGTTAAGAAGAGATGGGATATTTAA
- the LOC107471702 gene encoding uncharacterized protein LOC107471702: MTHHLNYLMIGKAVRNRHIVSLLVGKDNIKLSHLQFADNTILFCSSEEDTIRNYARLLRCFEVMSGLIINFDKSSLIPINCEQHWTYNMCNLLGCKEACLPIRYLGIPLGANPRLVRTWKPIIDKVEEKFSLWKAKVLNKTGKMVLIKSVLNSLSVYYLSMYKMPKAVTKKLISLQRRFLWSKEEGRNGLALVKWEVVQVPKKLGGLGIVMPWSEILHYYLSGGGVFQKKNVHYGRRLCALAIF; encoded by the coding sequence ATGACTCATCATCTAAACTATTTAATGATAGGAAAGGCAGTCAGGAACAGACATATTGTGTCGTTGTTAGTTGGTAAGGACAATATAAAGCTGTCACACCTCCAGTTCGCAGATAACACTATATTGTTCTGTTCATCAGAAGAGGATACCATCAGAAACTATGCCAGGCTGCTAAGGTGCTTTGAGGTGATGTCAGGGTTAATCATTAACTTTGATAAATCAAGTTTAATCCCAATCAACTGTGAACAGCATTGGACGTACAACATGTGCAACTTGTTGGGGTGCAAGGAGGCCTGCCTCCCAATCAGATATCTTGGCATTCCTTTAGGAGCGAACCCAAGACTGGTCAGGACCTGGAAACCAATAATTGACAAGGTGGAGGAGAAGTTCAGCTTGTGGAAAGCAAAGGTCCTCAATAAAACGGGTAAGATGGTCCTTATTAAATCTGTGTTAAATAGCTTGTCGGTGTACTACTTGAGTATGTATAAGATGCCAAAGGCAGTGACAAAAAAGTTGATATCGCTACAGAGAAGATTCCTGTGGAGCAAGGAGGAAGGCAGGAATGGTTTGGCGCTAGTTAAGTGGGAGGTGGTTCAAGTCCCTAAAAAATTGGGTGGATTGGGGATAGTGATGCCGTGGTCAGAAATACTGCACTACtatttaagtggtggtggcgtTTTTCAAAAGAAGAATGTCCATTATGGAAGAAGGTTATGTGCTCTTGCTATATTTTAA
- the LOC107470506 gene encoding uncharacterized protein LOC107470506, translated as MNAIMSLSPSTNTIITSSYLSPHCYYSYKPKPNPNFNFNAFFYFSLSHHHSRLAHWNTAAPKPFPSRRTWLYGHMKRDQEPGYEFDDVLGLYGSDDELGKQIPTQAQSVVEGSGSVMVSEFKPVPDVDYLQELLAIQQQGPRAIGFFGTRNMGFMHQELIEILSYAMVITKNHIFTSGASGTNAAVIRGALRAEKPELLTVILPQSLSKQPPESQELLSKVKNVIEKPYNDHLPLIEASRLCNMDIISHVQQVICFAFHDSRLLMETCQEAKNLRKIVTLFYLD; from the exons ATGAACGCAATTATGTCTCTAAGTCCTTCCACCAATACCATCATCACTTCCTCTTATCTCTCCCCACATTGCTATTATTCCTACAAACCCAAGCCAAaccctaattttaatttcaatgccTTCTTttacttctctctctctcaccaccACAGCCGCCTCGCTCACTGGAACACCGCCGCTCCCAAACCATTTCCTTCTAGACGGACg TGGCTTTATGGACACATGAAGAGGGATCAAGAGCCAGGTTACGAATTCGATGACGTGTTAGGGTTATATGGTTCTGACGATGAACTAGGCAAACAAATTCCCACTCAGGCTCAATCCGTTGTCGAAGGATCAGGGTCAGTTATGGTATCTGAGTTCAAGCCTGTTCCTGATGTTGATTATCTCCAG GAGTTACTGGCCATTCAACAGCAAGGACctagagctattggcttttttggAACACGGAACATGGGATTCATGCACCAGGAATTAATTGAGATTCTTAGCTATGCTATGGTTATAACG AAAAATCACATATTTACATCTGGAGCATCTGGGACTAATGCAGCTGTTATTCGAGGTGCTTTACGGGCTGAGAAACCAGAGTTGCTTACAGTTATATTGCCTCAAAGTTTAAGCAAACAGCCTCCTGAGAGTCAGGAGCTGTTGTCAAAA GTGAAAAATGTGATAGAGAAGCCCTACAATGATCATCTACCTCTGATAGAAGCAAGCAG GCTATGCAATATGGACATCATTTCTCACGTCCAGCAAGTCATTTGTTTTGCTTTCCATGATAGTAGGTTGCTAATGGAAACTTGTCAGGAAGCCAAAAATTTAAGGAAGATCGTGACTCTCTTCTACCTTGACTGA